A part of Muntiacus reevesi chromosome 12, mMunRee1.1, whole genome shotgun sequence genomic DNA contains:
- the CEBPD gene encoding CCAAT/enhancer-binding protein delta: protein MSAALFSLDGPARGAPWTAEPAAFYEPGRVGKPGRGAEPTAPAMYDDESAIDFSAYIDSMAAVPTLELCHDELFADLFNSNHKAGALELLPGGPARLGGPGPAPRPLKREPDWGDGDTPGSLLPAQVAACAQTVVSLAAAAQPTPPASPEPPRRSPAPPAPGPARDKTAGKRGPDRGSPEYRQRRERNNIAVRKSRDKAKRRNQEMQQKLVELSAENEKLQQRVEQLTRDLAGLRRFFKQLPGAPFLPGAGAADAR, encoded by the coding sequence ATGAGCGCCGCGCTCTTTAGCCTGGACGGCCCGGCGCGCGGCGCGCCCTGGACGGCGGAACCCGCTGCCTTCTACGAGCCCGGCCGAGTGGGGAAGCCGGGTCGCGGAGCCGAGCCGACCGCACCCGCCATGTACGACGACGAGAGCGCCATCGACTTCAGCGCCTACATCGATTCCATGGCCGCCGTGCCCACCCTGGAGCTGTGCCACGACGAGCTCTTCGCCGACCTCTTCAACAGCAACCACAAAGCGGGCGCCCTGGAGCTACTGCCCGGTGGCCCCGCGCGCCTCGGGGGCCCCGGCCCGGCGCCGCGACCCCTCAAGCGCGAGCCCGACTGGGGCGACGGCGACACGCCCGGCTCCCTGCTGCCCGCGCAGGTGGCCGCGTGCGCGCAGACGGTGGTGAGCCTCGCGGCCGCTGCGCAACCCACACCGCCCGCGTCGCCAGAGCCGCCGCGCCGGAGCCCCGCGCCCCCAGCGCCCGGGCCCGCGCGCGACAAGACGGCGGGCAAGCGGGGTCCGGACCGCGGAAGCCCCGAGTACCGGCAGCGACGCGAGCGCAACAACATCGCTGTGCGCAAGAGCCGCGACAAGGCCAAGCGGCGCAACCAGGAGATGCAGCAGAAGCTGGTGGAGCTTTCGGCCGAGAACGAGAAGCTGCAGCAGCGCGTGGAGCAGCTCACGCGGGACCTGGCCGGACTGCGGCGCTTCTTCAAGCAGCTGCCCGGCGCACCCTTCCTGCCCGGCGCGGGGGCGGCGGACGCGCGGTGA